Proteins co-encoded in one Nitratireductor kimnyeongensis genomic window:
- a CDS encoding ABC transporter permease encodes MLLESVHLALLSIARNKMRSLLTLLGVIIGVAAVISLLTIGGGARERIRSEMAGLGSRLIFVFAGVPPDPSVPAGVKARALTNMHLINLERSVSEYAIVAGYAETPLRISYGARGLPGRLLGVSRAYFALREWPLRRGRLPTPLELASNASICVVGSKVSEALFGIENPVGARIRLGPSHCRVVGELSDRGASFSGDQDTIVMMPLGLFQTRISGKNEVDQILINAPNEASIPGLKTKVAEEMRPLRRIVPGQNDDFQVEDMAEYMRQASSIIGNVTAILGAIAAISLLVGGIGIMNIMLVSVTERTREIGIRMAIGARQRDILVQFLTEASVLSLLGGLIGIGTGLAIAWAVTAFMNVDFVPSLAAIAAIAAVSMLIGIVFGFFPALRGARLDPIEALRHE; translated from the coding sequence ATGCTCCTGGAATCGGTTCACCTGGCGCTTCTCTCCATCGCCCGTAACAAGATGCGCTCCCTTCTCACACTGCTCGGAGTGATTATCGGCGTCGCCGCGGTAATCTCACTCCTCACGATCGGTGGCGGAGCCCGGGAAAGAATCCGCTCCGAAATGGCCGGCCTCGGAAGCCGCTTGATCTTCGTGTTTGCCGGCGTTCCCCCGGATCCCTCTGTGCCGGCTGGCGTAAAGGCACGCGCGCTGACAAACATGCATCTCATCAATCTCGAAAGATCTGTCAGCGAATACGCCATCGTTGCAGGATATGCGGAGACCCCACTTCGCATTTCTTATGGAGCACGGGGGCTCCCTGGTCGACTTCTGGGCGTCAGCCGCGCCTATTTCGCTCTGCGCGAATGGCCTTTGCGACGCGGACGCTTGCCCACTCCCCTGGAACTGGCCAGCAATGCCAGCATTTGCGTGGTTGGAAGCAAGGTATCAGAAGCACTTTTCGGGATAGAAAACCCGGTCGGCGCCCGCATTCGTCTTGGCCCCTCCCACTGTCGTGTCGTCGGCGAACTTTCCGACAGGGGCGCTTCTTTTTCCGGGGATCAGGACACTATCGTGATGATGCCGCTCGGGCTGTTTCAAACCCGGATCAGCGGCAAGAACGAGGTTGACCAGATATTGATCAACGCGCCCAACGAGGCATCAATCCCCGGTCTCAAAACGAAGGTGGCAGAGGAAATGCGCCCTCTTCGCCGCATTGTTCCGGGCCAGAATGATGACTTCCAGGTGGAGGACATGGCTGAGTATATGCGCCAGGCAAGCAGCATCATCGGGAATGTCACGGCGATACTCGGCGCGATCGCCGCCATCAGCCTTCTGGTCGGTGGAATAGGCATCATGAACATCATGCTGGTATCGGTAACCGAACGCACCCGCGAAATCGGCATCCGCATGGCCATCGGTGCCCGTCAGCGCGATATTCTGGTTCAGTTTTTGACGGAAGCCTCTGTTCTGTCACTGCTCGGAGGTTTGATCGGTATAGGCACCGGCCTTGCCATTGCCTGGGCCGTAACCGCCTTCATGAATGTCGACTTCGTGCCCAGCCTCGCCGCGATCGCAGCAATCGCTGCCGTTTCTATGCTCATCGGCATCGTCTTCGGCTTTTTCCCGGCACTGCGCGGCGCCCGTCTTGATCCGATCGAGGCCCTTCGGCACGAATGA
- a CDS encoding endonuclease/exonuclease/phosphatase family protein: MSLRLATFNVENLMNRFDFSGFRNDLHRDRALSLYEIEDEAHYRALEQARAVALTDDARQLTALAIAATRADILCLQEVDNLAALKAFEYGYLFKMIGNGYREKYSASGNDSRGIDVAVMMRPMTAHGQPIEFERMTSHAHVTFSDLDLHNDALADLGINPQDRIFRRDCLELDIKVGGRPMSLYVVHFKAMSPPRNGMDGRTASMPVRMAEAAAVRRIIEERFGGEERASSKRWVVCGDLNDYRERVVISGEAHEGYRFEPVQEALSSINTLTAGGFCENLVERRPELDRWTLYHTRGPEERHLCQLDYLLASKGLAARNPRAVPEIIRSGQPWRTIFPPDQDIPRFPRVGWDRPKASDHCPVVVQLDIT, translated from the coding sequence ATGTCGCTCCGGCTCGCCACCTTCAACGTCGAAAATCTGATGAACCGGTTCGATTTCTCCGGTTTCCGCAACGATTTGCATCGCGACCGCGCGCTGTCGCTCTATGAGATCGAGGATGAAGCGCATTATCGTGCACTTGAACAGGCGCGAGCCGTAGCGTTGACGGATGATGCGAGGCAATTGACTGCACTTGCCATCGCAGCGACCCGAGCAGATATTCTGTGCCTTCAGGAAGTCGATAATCTCGCCGCGCTCAAGGCGTTCGAGTATGGCTATCTCTTCAAGATGATCGGGAACGGTTACCGCGAGAAGTATTCTGCTTCGGGCAATGATTCACGCGGTATCGATGTGGCGGTGATGATGCGGCCAATGACTGCGCATGGCCAGCCAATCGAATTCGAGCGCATGACCAGTCATGCCCATGTGACTTTCTCGGATCTGGACCTTCATAACGATGCGCTGGCTGACCTTGGTATCAATCCGCAGGACCGCATCTTCCGCAGGGATTGCCTGGAGCTGGACATCAAGGTCGGGGGCCGCCCGATGTCGCTCTACGTTGTCCATTTCAAGGCGATGAGCCCGCCGCGAAACGGCATGGATGGACGCACGGCGTCGATGCCTGTGCGAATGGCCGAGGCCGCTGCTGTCCGACGCATCATCGAGGAGCGTTTTGGCGGTGAGGAGCGGGCCTCTTCCAAGCGCTGGGTGGTTTGCGGCGATTTGAACGACTATCGCGAGCGCGTCGTCATTTCGGGAGAAGCGCATGAGGGATACAGGTTTGAGCCTGTGCAGGAGGCGCTTTCGAGCATCAACACGCTGACGGCCGGTGGCTTCTGCGAAAACCTGGTAGAGCGCCGGCCCGAGTTGGATCGCTGGACGCTTTATCACACCAGGGGACCGGAGGAACGGCATCTCTGCCAGCTCGATTACCTGCTTGCCTCGAAAGGGCTCGCCGCACGCAACCCCCGTGCCGTGCCCGAGATCATCCGCTCCGGACAGCCCTGGCGCACGATCTTTCCGCCGGATCAAGACATACCCCGCTTTCCTCGCGTAGGCTGGGACCGCCCCAAAGCTTCCGATCATTGTCCGGTGGTGGTTCAACTCGATATAACCTGA
- a CDS encoding BA14K family protein, protein MKHGLTKFACSGLIALGFIVFGAPANANALGIVGSAASGAVERSASEAPLTQVNHRNHRKWRHHKQRRNWHRHRPRAGFYLEFGRPAPYYYRPHHVRPRPVRPYYGQPVRLSRAHVRWCHNRYRSYRASDNTFQPYHGPRRPCRSPYYR, encoded by the coding sequence ATGAAACACGGACTGACAAAATTCGCTTGTTCGGGCCTGATCGCGCTTGGCTTTATCGTCTTCGGCGCACCTGCCAATGCCAATGCGCTCGGTATCGTCGGCAGCGCGGCTTCGGGAGCGGTAGAGCGTTCAGCAAGTGAAGCGCCTTTGACGCAGGTAAACCACCGCAATCACAGGAAATGGCGCCACCACAAGCAACGCCGCAATTGGCACCGGCATCGCCCGCGTGCAGGCTTTTACCTGGAGTTCGGCCGGCCAGCTCCCTATTACTACCGGCCTCATCATGTCCGCCCCCGGCCCGTACGCCCTTACTACGGCCAGCCGGTGAGGCTGTCGCGCGCGCATGTACGCTGGTGCCACAATCGCTATCGTTCCTATCGCGCTTCCGACAACACTTTTCAGCCCTATCACGGCCCACGTCGGCCCTGCCGTTCGCCATACTACCGATAG
- a CDS encoding BA14K family protein, translated as MEHLLSRRLEAMFTTILLFNLEDAMENPDLYLELFIMHFSKAVLVIALCLAGTQMATAGRLFSTTSNRICLDSWNERRTMRHLFPGRMQLTLGDMHRRHWLERCRTAYRLNHRTNPSWSPWHDPHGRFAGYFYGFNDVYGPGRPLLRPRHGSRSFYWRYEPAQRTGVARPYPSHNARAAHLAWCSGKYRSFRASDNTFQPHRGPRKRCVSPYGR; from the coding sequence ATGGAGCATCTGCTGTCGCGCCGACTTGAAGCGATGTTTACGACAATTCTCCTTTTCAACCTTGAAGACGCAATGGAGAATCCGGATTTATATCTGGAGTTGTTCATTATGCACTTTTCAAAAGCTGTTCTTGTTATTGCTCTTTGCCTGGCAGGCACGCAAATGGCGACCGCCGGTCGGCTTTTTTCGACAACCAGCAACCGCATTTGCCTGGACAGCTGGAACGAACGTCGCACGATGCGGCATCTCTTTCCCGGCCGAATGCAGTTGACACTGGGCGACATGCATCGTCGCCATTGGCTCGAGCGTTGCCGCACTGCCTATCGCTTAAACCATCGCACCAATCCCTCATGGTCGCCCTGGCATGATCCGCATGGCCGCTTTGCTGGCTATTTCTACGGTTTCAACGATGTGTACGGTCCAGGTCGGCCATTGTTGAGACCACGCCATGGAAGTCGGTCGTTCTATTGGCGCTATGAGCCAGCGCAGCGCACAGGGGTGGCACGCCCATATCCGAGCCATAACGCGCGCGCCGCGCATCTGGCTTGGTGCAGCGGAAAATACCGTTCGTTTCGCGCTTCAGACAACACGTTCCAGCCCCATCGCGGTCCACGCAAACGCTGTGTATCTCCTTACGGCCGATAG
- a CDS encoding helix-turn-helix domain-containing protein, whose protein sequence is MRPFLETLPKVPGASWSMLNRRLEDGIPFEWHHHPEYELTLTLNSTGQRFVGDHVGEYDDGDLVLVGANLPHTWASRTRRNPSLPHVALVMWFRHEWAAALGEGFAELRPIGGLLSRAETGLAFSAEVSARARPLIEALFEAELAERFLALVRVLLLLAADTDAESLASTVAARDLDRADRERIDRVLLHIHTHYAERITNAELAEIAALSSSGLHRLFRRHTRTSISDYVMRLRIGEACMRLSSNDQPIGHVAAAVGYHSLANFNRQFKALRGMTPRAYRALFRG, encoded by the coding sequence ATGAGGCCGTTTCTTGAGACATTGCCCAAGGTGCCGGGTGCCTCCTGGAGCATGCTCAATCGTCGACTCGAGGATGGTATTCCTTTCGAGTGGCACCATCATCCCGAATACGAGTTGACGTTGACGCTCAACTCCACGGGGCAGCGTTTCGTCGGCGATCATGTGGGGGAATATGATGATGGCGATCTGGTTCTGGTGGGCGCGAACCTGCCGCATACATGGGCTTCCCGGACGCGGCGGAACCCCTCTCTGCCCCATGTGGCGCTGGTCATGTGGTTTCGTCACGAATGGGCGGCGGCACTGGGGGAGGGGTTTGCGGAGCTGCGCCCCATAGGAGGGCTCTTGTCGCGCGCAGAGACCGGACTTGCCTTTTCGGCAGAGGTTTCCGCACGGGCGCGGCCCCTGATCGAGGCACTTTTCGAGGCGGAGTTGGCCGAGCGGTTTCTGGCGCTGGTGCGGGTATTGCTGCTTCTGGCAGCAGACACGGATGCGGAATCTCTTGCAAGCACGGTGGCGGCGCGTGATCTCGATCGGGCGGACCGCGAACGGATAGATCGCGTTCTTTTGCATATTCATACCCACTACGCGGAGCGGATTACCAACGCGGAGCTGGCCGAGATTGCAGCGCTCAGTTCCTCCGGTTTGCATCGTCTGTTTCGCCGGCATACGCGCACCAGCATTTCGGACTACGTAATGCGGCTGCGCATTGGTGAAGCCTGCATGCGGCTGTCCTCAAATGATCAGCCAATCGGGCACGTGGCTGCAGCGGTCGGCTATCACTCGCTGGCCAATTTCAACCGGCAGTTCAAGGCTTTGCGAGGCATGACCCCAAGAGCTTATCGGGCGCTGTTTCGCGGGTGA
- a CDS encoding phytanoyl-CoA dioxygenase family protein, producing MQEAAIKRDAHPSTSKVGTQLKDIKKTLPLRVLSKDDWQHWITKGYVIVRQAVPRENVERLVELLWEFDEKDPKDPATWYAPQRREHKMKELNNTGMLEIYNHQYLWDNRMEKRVYDAFVDIWDREDLWVTIDRANLNVPKKAPGNPNGFIHWDADTSLRPLPIGVQGVLSLKKQDGDVGGFQCIPELFEHFDDWVKTQPVDRDPMHPDTAGFKITNIDMEAGDLLIFNSLLAHGVRPNHSKDRVRMAQYISMHPAEFENEQERLERIRLWRELDHPKRDAFPGDPREWEKNNAKTAKLTELGEKLLGLMEWD from the coding sequence ATGCAAGAAGCGGCCATCAAGCGCGATGCGCACCCCTCAACCAGCAAGGTTGGCACGCAGCTTAAAGACATCAAGAAGACACTGCCACTGCGTGTGCTTTCTAAAGACGACTGGCAGCATTGGATCACGAAGGGCTACGTCATTGTACGTCAGGCCGTGCCCCGCGAGAATGTCGAGCGTCTGGTGGAGCTCCTATGGGAGTTCGACGAAAAAGACCCCAAAGACCCGGCCACCTGGTACGCCCCGCAGCGCCGCGAGCATAAAATGAAAGAGCTCAACAACACCGGCATGCTGGAGATCTACAATCACCAGTATCTGTGGGATAATCGTATGGAAAAGCGCGTCTACGATGCCTTCGTCGACATCTGGGACCGCGAAGACCTCTGGGTCACCATCGACCGTGCCAATCTGAACGTGCCGAAGAAAGCTCCCGGCAATCCCAACGGCTTCATCCACTGGGATGCCGACACATCGCTCCGCCCCCTGCCCATCGGCGTTCAGGGCGTCTTGAGCCTGAAGAAGCAGGACGGCGATGTCGGCGGTTTCCAGTGCATTCCCGAGCTCTTCGAGCATTTCGATGACTGGGTGAAGACCCAGCCTGTCGACCGCGATCCCATGCATCCGGACACGGCTGGTTTCAAGATCACCAACATCGACATGGAGGCAGGAGACCTGTTGATTTTCAACTCGCTCCTGGCACATGGCGTGCGCCCCAACCATTCGAAGGACCGGGTTCGGATGGCACAATACATCTCGATGCACCCCGCCGAATTCGAAAATGAGCAAGAGCGCCTCGAACGCATCCGCCTCTGGCGCGAACTCGACCACCCCAAGCGCGACGCCTTCCCCGGCGACCCGCGCGAATGGGAAAAGAACAACGCGAAGACGGCGAAGCTTACGGAACTGGGGGAAAAGCTTCTGGGGCTGATGGAATGGGATTGA
- a CDS encoding PilZ domain-containing protein: MLAQFSLRGPPEAGKCEEMVMISDMERRLPSGRTVSTERRNEPRDPVERRARLFWNNGACMLLGMVRDLSESGARIRFCDICAVPDEFYVEIEGSDRVRRAKICWRSLTEIGVAFG; the protein is encoded by the coding sequence ATGCTGGCACAATTTTCGCTGCGTGGTCCTCCAGAAGCGGGCAAATGCGAGGAGATGGTGATGATTTCGGACATGGAAAGACGATTACCTTCCGGGCGCACGGTTTCGACCGAGCGTCGCAACGAACCGCGCGATCCCGTGGAGCGACGTGCCCGGCTCTTCTGGAACAACGGCGCCTGCATGCTTCTGGGTATGGTGCGTGATCTCAGCGAGAGCGGCGCGCGCATCCGCTTCTGTGACATCTGTGCCGTGCCGGATGAATTTTACGTCGAGATTGAGGGCAGTGATCGCGTGCGCCGGGCCAAGATCTGCTGGCGCAGCCTGACGGAGATCGGAGTTGCCTTTGGGTAA
- the ilvC gene encoding ketol-acid reductoisomerase → MRVYYDRDADLNLIKSKKVAIIGYGSQGRAHALNLKDSGAKDIAVALRPGSATAKKVEADGLKVMSVAEAAAWADLMMMATPDELQAGIYNSEIAPNIRDGAAIAFAHGLNVHFGLIEPKKTVDVLMVAPKGPGHTVRGEYEKGGGVPCLVAVHQDASGNALDLGLSYACGVGGGRSGIIETTFREECETDLFGEQVVLCGGLVELIRAGFETLVEGGYAPEMAYFECLHEVKLIVDLIYEGGIANMNYSISNTAEWGEYVTGPRIITAETKAEMKRVLQDIQSGRFTTEWMQEWHAGAARFKATRRLNDEHPIEEVGEKLRGMMPWISKNKLVDKEKN, encoded by the coding sequence ATGCGGGTGTATTACGATCGCGATGCCGATCTCAACCTCATCAAGAGCAAGAAGGTCGCCATTATCGGGTATGGCAGCCAGGGACGCGCGCACGCGCTGAACCTGAAGGACTCAGGCGCCAAGGACATCGCCGTGGCGCTGCGTCCGGGCTCTGCGACTGCCAAGAAGGTGGAGGCAGACGGCCTGAAGGTGATGTCGGTGGCAGAGGCGGCCGCATGGGCCGACCTGATGATGATGGCCACGCCCGACGAGCTGCAGGCCGGCATCTACAATTCCGAGATCGCGCCGAACATCCGCGACGGTGCGGCCATTGCCTTCGCGCATGGCCTTAACGTGCATTTCGGCCTGATCGAGCCGAAGAAGACCGTCGACGTGCTGATGGTCGCGCCGAAGGGCCCGGGCCACACGGTGCGCGGCGAATATGAGAAGGGCGGCGGCGTGCCGTGCCTGGTTGCCGTTCACCAGGACGCTTCCGGCAATGCGCTGGACCTTGGCCTTTCCTATGCCTGCGGCGTGGGTGGCGGCCGTTCGGGCATCATCGAGACCACGTTCCGCGAAGAGTGCGAGACGGATCTCTTCGGTGAACAGGTGGTTCTGTGCGGTGGTCTGGTCGAGCTCATCCGCGCCGGCTTCGAGACGCTGGTCGAGGGCGGCTATGCCCCGGAAATGGCTTATTTCGAGTGCCTGCACGAAGTGAAGCTGATCGTCGACCTCATCTATGAGGGCGGCATTGCAAACATGAACTACTCGATCTCCAACACCGCAGAGTGGGGCGAGTATGTCACGGGCCCGCGCATCATCACGGCAGAGACCAAGGCAGAGATGAAGCGCGTTCTGCAGGACATCCAGTCCGGCCGTTTCACCACCGAGTGGATGCAGGAGTGGCACGCCGGTGCGGCCCGCTTCAAGGCAACCCGTCGCCTGAACGACGAGCATCCGATCGAGGAAGTGGGCGAGAAGCTGCGTGGCATGATGCCGTGGATTTCCAAGAACAAATTGGTGGACAAGGAAAAGAACTGA
- a CDS encoding TetR/AcrR family transcriptional regulator, with translation MPEMQDEYTPRQRAVLDKALGLLVEGGERALTTAGLARAANCSKESLYKWFGDRDGLLAAMIAHQASKVRARIDGGEKLDHGRFRAHLVDFANDLLQVLSGDVSLALNRLAIGQASREGSRLGALLIERGRHGIDKRAGALLEAGRQRGLIAYGDRDAAYHTFYGLIVRDLHVRMLLGEAGVSRSGNHAALAEEAVEQFFVLFGARKEETASRDRG, from the coding sequence ATGCCGGAAATGCAGGACGAATATACACCGCGCCAACGCGCGGTTCTGGACAAGGCGCTCGGTCTTCTGGTGGAGGGCGGTGAACGCGCACTGACGACCGCGGGTCTCGCACGGGCGGCCAATTGCTCCAAGGAAAGCCTGTACAAATGGTTTGGCGATCGCGACGGGCTTCTGGCCGCGATGATCGCCCATCAGGCGAGCAAGGTGCGTGCGCGGATTGACGGTGGCGAGAAGCTCGACCATGGCCGCTTTCGCGCGCATTTGGTGGATTTCGCCAATGATCTTCTACAGGTGTTGAGCGGGGATGTTTCGCTGGCGCTCAACCGGCTGGCGATCGGGCAGGCGAGCCGCGAAGGCAGCCGGCTGGGGGCGCTTCTGATCGAACGGGGCAGACATGGCATCGACAAGCGTGCGGGTGCGCTTCTTGAGGCGGGCCGACAGCGTGGGTTGATCGCCTATGGGGATCGGGATGCTGCCTATCACACATTTTACGGCCTGATCGTGCGCGATCTTCACGTGCGCATGCTTTTGGGCGAGGCCGGTGTAAGCCGGTCGGGAAATCATGCCGCGCTCGCAGAGGAGGCGGTGGAGCAGTTTTTCGTGCTCTTTGGAGCGCGAAAAGAGGAGACGGCAAGCCGGGACAGGGGCTAG